One genomic segment of Pseudomonas sp. p1(2021b) includes these proteins:
- the ilvA gene encoding threonine ammonia-lyase, biosynthetic, which produces MLEQYVKKILTSRVYDVAVETPLQSAGQLSKRLGNQVLLKREDLQPVFSFKIRGAYNKLAQLSPEELARGVVTASAGNHAQGVALAARELGIKATIVMPKTTPEIKVEGVRSRGGKVVLHGDSFPEALAYSLKLVDEKGFVYIHPYDDPHTIAGQGTVAMEILRQHPGRLDAIFVPVGGGGLIAGIAAYVKYLRPEIKVIGVEPDDSNCLQAAMAAGERVVLPQVGLFADGVAVAQIGQHTFDICRLHVDEVVTVSTDEICAAIKDIYDDTRSITEPAGALGVAGIKKYVELHGVTGQTLVAIDSGANVNFDRLRHVAERAELGEKREAIIAVTIPERPGSFKAFCEAIGKRQITEFNYRYHVDKEAHIFVGVQTHPETDPRAALVQQLVEQGFPVTDLTDNELAKLHIRHMVGGHSAGASDEMVLRFEFPERPGALFNFLTKLGGRWNISMFHYRNHGAADGRVVAGLQVPDDERHLVPAALAKIGYPYWDETDNPAYKLFLG; this is translated from the coding sequence ATGCTCGAACAGTACGTCAAGAAGATCCTCACCTCGCGCGTCTACGACGTCGCCGTCGAAACCCCGCTGCAGAGCGCCGGCCAGCTGAGCAAGCGGCTAGGCAACCAGGTCTTGCTCAAGCGCGAGGACCTGCAGCCGGTGTTTTCCTTCAAGATCCGCGGGGCGTACAACAAGCTGGCGCAGTTGAGCCCGGAAGAACTGGCCCGTGGCGTGGTCACCGCCTCGGCCGGCAACCACGCCCAGGGCGTGGCCTTGGCCGCACGGGAGTTGGGCATCAAGGCGACCATCGTGATGCCCAAGACCACCCCGGAGATCAAGGTCGAAGGCGTGCGCTCGCGGGGCGGCAAGGTGGTGCTGCATGGCGATTCCTTCCCCGAGGCGCTGGCCTATTCCCTGAAACTGGTGGACGAAAAGGGCTTTGTCTACATCCACCCCTATGACGATCCGCACACCATCGCCGGGCAGGGCACCGTGGCCATGGAGATCCTGCGCCAGCACCCTGGCCGTCTGGACGCGATCTTCGTGCCGGTCGGTGGCGGCGGCCTGATCGCCGGCATTGCCGCCTACGTGAAGTACCTGCGCCCGGAGATCAAGGTGATCGGCGTCGAGCCGGACGACTCCAACTGCCTGCAGGCCGCCATGGCTGCCGGCGAGCGGGTGGTGTTGCCACAGGTCGGGTTGTTCGCCGACGGCGTGGCGGTGGCGCAGATCGGCCAGCATACCTTCGACATCTGCCGTCTCCATGTGGATGAGGTGGTGACGGTCAGTACCGATGAGATCTGCGCTGCCATCAAGGATATCTACGACGATACCCGCTCGATCACCGAGCCTGCCGGCGCCTTGGGCGTCGCGGGCATCAAGAAGTACGTGGAACTGCATGGTGTGACGGGCCAGACCCTGGTGGCCATCGACTCCGGCGCCAACGTCAACTTCGACCGCCTGCGCCATGTGGCCGAGCGCGCCGAGCTGGGCGAGAAGCGCGAGGCGATCATCGCTGTGACCATTCCTGAGCGCCCGGGCAGCTTCAAGGCCTTCTGCGAGGCCATCGGCAAGCGCCAGATCACCGAGTTCAACTACCGGTACCACGTCGACAAGGAAGCACACATTTTCGTCGGCGTGCAGACCCATCCGGAAACCGACCCGCGGGCCGCACTGGTGCAACAGCTGGTCGAGCAAGGGTTCCCGGTCACCGACCTGACCGACAACGAGCTGGCCAAGCTGCATATCCGCCACATGGTCGGCGGCCATTCGGCGGGGGCCAGCGACGAGATGGTGCTGCGCTTCGAGTTCCCCGAGCGCCCGGGTGCCTTGTTCAACTTCCTCACCAAGCTGGGTGGGCGCTGGAACATCTCCATGTTCCACTACCGCAACCATGGTGCCGCCGATGGCCGGGTGGTGGCAGGCCTGCAGGTGCCGGACGACGAGCGCCACCTGGTGCCTGCAGCCCTGGCCAAGATCGGCTACCCGTACTGGGACGAGACCGACAACCCAGCCTACAAGCTGTTCCTGGGTTGA
- the rpiA gene encoding ribose-5-phosphate isomerase RpiA: MTQDQLKQAVAQAAVDFILPKLDEKSVVGVGTGSTANFFIDALAKHKTAFDGAVASSEATAERLKGHGIPVYELNSVSELEFYVDGADESDAHLNLIKGGGAALTREKIVAAVAKTFICIADASKLVPVLGAFPLPVEVIPMARSHVARQLVKLGGDPVYREGVVTDNGNVILDVHNLQITDPVGLERQINAIVGVVTNGLFAARPADLLLLGTAEGVKSLKAE, translated from the coding sequence ATGACCCAGGACCAACTCAAACAGGCCGTCGCCCAGGCTGCCGTCGACTTCATTCTGCCCAAGCTGGATGAGAAAAGCGTCGTCGGCGTCGGCACCGGTTCGACCGCCAACTTCTTCATCGATGCCCTGGCCAAGCACAAGACCGCCTTCGACGGCGCCGTCGCCAGCTCCGAGGCCACCGCCGAGCGCCTGAAAGGCCATGGCATTCCTGTCTACGAGCTCAACAGCGTCAGCGAGCTGGAGTTCTACGTCGACGGCGCCGACGAAAGCGACGCGCACCTGAACCTGATCAAAGGCGGCGGCGCGGCCCTGACCCGCGAGAAGATCGTCGCGGCGGTGGCCAAGACCTTCATCTGCATCGCCGATGCCAGCAAGCTGGTGCCGGTGCTGGGTGCCTTCCCGCTGCCGGTGGAAGTGATCCCGATGGCCCGCAGCCATGTGGCGCGCCAGTTGGTCAAGCTCGGCGGCGACCCGGTGTACCGCGAAGGCGTGGTGACCGACAACGGCAACGTCATTCTCGATGTGCACAACCTGCAGATCACCGACCCGGTGGGCCTGGAGCGCCAGATCAACGCCATCGTCGGCGTGGTCACCAACGGCCTGTTCGCGGCACGCCCGGCCGACCTGTTGCTGCTGGGCACTGCCGAAGGCGTGAAGAGCCTCAAGGCCGAATAA
- a CDS encoding SdiA-regulated domain-containing protein yields MRRRPRLFRFLVLLLAGGLLLVGLAAQEFRLFERGWFNLRTWWQPAELSMGLDRYQVVVEGQPIEGLDDDISALTYDPDRKSLFTVTNARSELIELSLDGRILRRVPLTGFGDPEAVEYVAPNSYVITDERQQRLIRVRLDDDTLFLDANDAEQLTLGIGLNGNKGFEGLAYDSVGKRLFVAKERDPMMIYEIHGFPHDKPEQPYAVHVVQDRKRDSRLFVRDLSSLQFDERSGHLLALSDESRLVLELDVKGRPLSTLSLNKGFQGLKRSVPQAEGIAMDDSGTIYLVSEPNLFYVFKQPAD; encoded by the coding sequence ATGCGCCGCCGCCCACGTCTTTTTCGCTTCCTGGTCTTGCTCTTGGCTGGAGGGCTGCTGCTCGTCGGGCTCGCGGCACAGGAGTTTCGCCTGTTCGAGCGTGGCTGGTTCAACCTGCGCACCTGGTGGCAACCCGCTGAGCTGAGCATGGGGCTCGATCGCTACCAGGTCGTGGTGGAGGGGCAGCCCATCGAAGGGCTGGACGATGACATCTCGGCGCTGACCTACGACCCGGACCGCAAGAGCCTGTTCACCGTCACCAATGCCCGTTCGGAACTGATCGAGCTTTCCCTGGACGGGCGTATCCTGCGCCGTGTGCCGCTGACCGGCTTCGGCGACCCCGAGGCCGTTGAGTACGTGGCGCCCAACAGCTATGTGATCACCGACGAACGCCAGCAGCGGCTGATCCGCGTGCGCCTGGACGATGACACGCTGTTTCTCGACGCCAACGATGCCGAGCAGCTCACGCTGGGCATCGGCCTGAATGGCAACAAGGGCTTCGAGGGTCTGGCCTACGACTCCGTGGGCAAGCGCCTGTTCGTGGCCAAGGAACGCGACCCCATGATGATCTACGAGATCCATGGTTTCCCCCACGACAAGCCCGAACAGCCCTATGCCGTGCATGTGGTGCAGGACCGCAAGCGTGATTCGCGGTTGTTCGTGCGTGACCTGTCGAGCCTGCAGTTCGATGAGCGCAGCGGCCACCTGCTGGCGCTGTCGGACGAATCGAGGCTGGTGCTGGAGCTGGATGTGAAGGGGAGGCCGCTGAGCACCCTGTCGCTGAACAAGGGCTTCCAGGGCCTCAAGCGCAGCGTGCCGCAGGCCGAGGGCATCGCCATGGACGATTCCGGGACCATCTACCTGGTCAGTGAGCCGAACCTGTTCTACGTGTTCAAGCAACCCGCAGATTGA
- a CDS encoding SdiA-regulated domain-containing protein codes for MAVSPSAPVPPLHKRSIFRRWQLWLGLALVLGYGLSVIMHWDDRGLLWLKEGMESKAERVESVWLPDYVADIEAKVLPGMSDDEPSDVAFNPLTRTLFAVMGNNPFLVELNLDGEVLRKMPLVGWDNPEGVAVLANGQLAIVDERKHDLTLVTVDAHTASLNHADYPHYDLGKSANKNKGFEAIAWDPAHQRLLIGEERPPKLYTWATDGKSPLTGDKQALPSDELDLRNLSALGVDPRTGHVLVLSADSNMLLELDEKGEQVSFMTLLGGFNGLERTIPRAEGVAMDDQGTLYMVSEPDLFYRFRKN; via the coding sequence ATGGCCGTCTCCCCCAGCGCTCCCGTTCCTCCCCTGCACAAACGCAGCATCTTCCGGCGCTGGCAGCTCTGGCTCGGCCTGGCCTTGGTGCTCGGCTACGGCCTGTCGGTGATCATGCATTGGGATGACCGCGGCCTGCTGTGGCTCAAGGAAGGCATGGAGAGCAAGGCCGAGCGGGTGGAAAGCGTCTGGTTACCGGACTACGTGGCGGATATCGAGGCCAAGGTCCTGCCGGGCATGTCCGACGACGAGCCGTCGGACGTGGCGTTCAACCCTCTGACCCGTACTCTGTTCGCTGTGATGGGCAACAACCCCTTCCTCGTCGAGTTGAACCTCGACGGTGAAGTGCTGCGCAAGATGCCGCTGGTGGGCTGGGACAACCCGGAGGGCGTCGCCGTATTGGCCAACGGCCAGCTGGCGATCGTCGACGAGCGCAAGCACGACCTGACCCTGGTGACCGTGGATGCCCATACTGCCAGCCTGAATCATGCCGACTACCCGCACTACGACCTGGGCAAGTCAGCCAACAAGAACAAGGGCTTCGAGGCGATCGCCTGGGACCCGGCGCACCAGCGGCTGCTGATCGGCGAGGAGCGGCCACCGAAGCTGTATACCTGGGCCACCGACGGCAAGAGCCCGTTGACCGGTGACAAGCAGGCGCTGCCCAGCGATGAGCTGGACCTGCGCAACCTCTCGGCGCTTGGCGTAGACCCTCGCACTGGCCATGTGCTGGTGCTGTCCGCAGACTCCAACATGCTGCTCGAGCTGGATGAAAAAGGTGAGCAGGTCAGCTTCATGACCCTGTTGGGGGGCTTCAACGGGCTCGAACGTACCATTCCGCGTGCTGAAGGCGTGGCCATGGACGACCAGGGCACGTTGTACATGGTGAGCGAACCTGACCTTTTCTACCGATTCAGAAAAAACTGA
- a CDS encoding fumarylacetoacetate hydrolase family protein — translation MSYQHQYLDGTRIHFPLGKVVCIGRNYAEHAKELDNPIPSEPLLFIKPGSCVVPLEGGFKIPSDRGAVHYEAEIAVLLGKPLSTHPSEEEVRDAISGFAPALDLTLRDVQARLKEKGLPWELAKSFDGACVLPPFVVADSFEDLADIGIRLSINGQVRQDGNSALMLNPIVPIIQHIAAHFSLQPGDVILTGTPAGVGPLEVGDELVLELPGASRFESRVL, via the coding sequence ATGAGTTACCAGCACCAGTACCTAGACGGCACGCGCATCCACTTCCCGCTGGGCAAGGTGGTCTGCATTGGCCGTAACTATGCCGAGCACGCCAAGGAGCTGGACAACCCCATTCCCAGCGAACCGCTGTTGTTCATCAAGCCGGGCAGTTGCGTGGTTCCCCTGGAAGGTGGCTTCAAGATCCCCAGCGACCGTGGTGCGGTGCACTACGAGGCCGAGATCGCAGTATTGCTGGGCAAGCCGTTGTCCACCCACCCGTCCGAGGAAGAAGTGCGCGACGCCATCTCCGGGTTCGCCCCGGCCCTGGATCTGACCCTGCGTGATGTGCAGGCCAGGCTCAAGGAAAAGGGCCTGCCGTGGGAGCTGGCCAAGAGCTTCGATGGCGCCTGCGTACTGCCGCCGTTCGTGGTCGCCGACAGCTTCGAGGACCTGGCCGACATCGGCATTCGCCTGTCGATCAACGGCCAGGTGCGCCAGGACGGCAACAGCGCCCTGATGCTCAACCCCATCGTGCCGATCATCCAGCACATCGCGGCGCACTTCTCGCTGCAGCCGGGCGATGTGATCCTCACCGGTACGCCGGCGGGTGTGGGCCCGCTGGAAGTCGGAGATGAGCTGGTGCTGGAGTTGCCGGGGGCGAGCCGGTTCGAAAGCCGGGTGCTCTGA